One Candidatus Profftella armatura genomic region harbors:
- the sucC gene encoding ADP-forming succinate--CoA ligase subunit beta, with protein sequence MNIYEYQGKEILRKFNVTIPKGILCMNVDEAIKAAKKIGGNSWVIKAQIHAGGRGKCGGIKLAQSLEQVEKYTKKILGMQLITSQTNQKGENVFCVLIEEYIDIKKELYISFMTDRVQQNIIFMGSNKGGMDIEIISKNSPELLYKTIIDPLIGLTKNNIDNISKKISIPKNSLINFYEEIQNIYKSYWETDSLLLEINPLVINSKNKIISLDIKFNFDTNALFRHPEIISYQYAHKKYINKIDLMEIEASKFDLTYIPLNGNIGCLVNGAGLAMATMDTIKLFGGEPANFLDIGGGATIKTITEAFKIMMQQNNLKTILVNIFGGIVRCDIVAYGIISAFKSLLLDIPLIVRMKGTNEDIGKKILTKSNLPIINVNNLEEAAKKAIFISKNNNFK encoded by the coding sequence ATGAATATTTATGAATATCAAGGTAAAGAAATTCTTCGTAAATTTAATGTTACTATTCCAAAAGGTATTCTATGCATGAATGTAGATGAAGCAATTAAGGCTGCAAAAAAAATAGGCGGAAATTCTTGGGTCATAAAAGCACAAATTCATGCAGGAGGTCGAGGAAAATGCGGGGGAATTAAATTAGCGCAATCATTAGAACAAGTTGAAAAATATACAAAAAAAATTCTTGGAATGCAATTAATTACGTCTCAAACCAATCAAAAAGGTGAAAATGTTTTTTGTGTATTAATTGAAGAATATATAGATATTAAAAAAGAATTATATATTAGTTTTATGACAGATAGGGTTCAACAAAATATAATATTTATGGGGTCAAATAAAGGAGGAATGGATATTGAAATAATTTCTAAAAATTCTCCAGAATTATTATATAAAACTATAATTGATCCATTGATTGGTTTAACAAAAAATAATATTGATAATATAAGTAAAAAAATTTCTATTCCTAAAAATTCTTTAATAAATTTTTATGAAGAAATACAAAATATTTATAAATCTTATTGGGAAACTGATTCTTTATTATTGGAAATTAATCCATTAGTAATAAATTCTAAAAATAAAATAATTTCTTTAGATATTAAATTTAACTTTGATACAAACGCATTATTTCGTCATCCAGAAATAATTTCTTATCAATATGCTCATAAAAAATATATAAATAAAATAGATTTAATGGAGATTGAAGCGTCAAAATTTGATTTAACATATATACCTTTAAATGGTAATATTGGTTGTTTAGTTAATGGAGCTGGTTTAGCTATGGCCACAATGGATACTATTAAACTATTTGGAGGAGAACCGGCTAATTTTCTTGATATTGGGGGTGGTGCAACAATAAAAACAATAACAGAAGCATTTAAAATAATGATGCAACAAAATAATTTAAAAACTATTTTAGTAAATATTTTTGGTGGAATTGTTCGTTGTGATATAGTTGCTTATGGAATTATATCAGCATTTAAATCTCTTTTATTAGATATTCCTTTAATTGTTCGAATGAAGGGCACGAATGAAGATATTGGAAAAAAAATATTAACTAAATCAAATTTACCAATAATTAATGTAAATAATTTAGAAGAAGCAGCAAAAAAAGCTATTTTTATATCTAAAAATAATAATTTTAAATAA
- a CDS encoding type B 50S ribosomal protein L31, whose amino-acid sequence MKKNIHPKYIETLFHDISNDAKFIIRSTIKTSNTIEFQGKIYPLVKIEISSESHPFYTGKHKIVDSTGRVEKFRRKYGAIGSRTTK is encoded by the coding sequence ATGAAAAAAAATATTCATCCAAAATACATAGAAACACTTTTTCATGATATTTCAAATGATGCTAAATTTATTATTCGATCAACTATTAAAACATCTAATACTATTGAATTTCAAGGAAAAATATATCCTCTTGTAAAAATTGAAATATCATCAGAATCACATCCATTTTATACGGGAAAACATAAAATAGTTGATTCAACTGGGCGTGTAGAAAAATTTAGAAGAAAATATGGGGCTATAGGATCAAGAACTACAAAATAG
- the rho gene encoding transcription termination factor Rho, which produces MTFYGLKIAIDLEVNSVKRLRKQELMFAIFKKKTKIGERIFGDGSLEVLPDGFGFLRSQGSNYMASSDDIYLSPSQIRRFNLHTGDFVEGEIRVPKNGERYFALLKIKKVNGEKPELSKNRTLFDNLTPLHPKKLLLLERNIESKENITGRIIDLIAPIGKGQRGLLVASPKSGKSIILQHIAHAITTNHSEAIMIVMLIDERPEEVTEMQRSVRGEVIASTFDEPAYRHVQVAEMVLEKAKRLVEMKKDVIILLDSITRLARAYNTVIPASGKVLTGGVDSNALQRPKRFFGAARNIEEGGSLTIIATALIETGSRMDDVIYEEFKGTGNMEVHLERRLAEKRVYPAINLNKSGTRREELLIQDDKLQKIWVLRKLLYSMDEIEAMEFFLDKMKSTKNNFEFFNMMKQG; this is translated from the coding sequence GATGGTTCATTGGAAGTTTTGCCAGATGGTTTTGGATTTTTACGTTCACAAGGTAGTAATTATATGGCATCTTCAGATGATATATATTTATCACCATCTCAAATACGTCGATTCAATTTACATACCGGGGATTTTGTGGAAGGTGAAATAAGAGTTCCAAAGAATGGAGAGCGTTATTTTGCTTTATTAAAAATTAAGAAAGTTAATGGTGAAAAACCTGAATTATCAAAAAATAGAACTTTATTTGATAATTTAACTCCATTACATCCGAAAAAATTATTATTATTAGAGCGAAATATAGAAAGTAAAGAAAATATTACTGGAAGAATTATTGATTTAATAGCGCCTATTGGAAAAGGTCAACGTGGTTTACTAGTTGCGTCACCAAAATCCGGAAAATCTATAATATTGCAACATATTGCTCATGCAATTACTACTAATCATTCAGAAGCTATAATGATTGTAATGTTAATTGACGAAAGACCCGAGGAAGTAACAGAAATGCAACGTTCTGTAAGAGGAGAAGTTATTGCATCAACTTTTGATGAGCCTGCTTATCGTCATGTGCAAGTAGCTGAAATGGTTTTAGAAAAAGCGAAACGTTTAGTTGAGATGAAAAAAGATGTAATAATTTTATTAGATTCAATTACTAGATTAGCGCGAGCTTATAATACAGTTATTCCAGCATCTGGAAAAGTACTTACAGGAGGAGTAGATTCTAATGCATTACAAAGACCAAAACGTTTTTTTGGGGCAGCACGAAATATTGAAGAAGGCGGTTCATTAACTATTATTGCAACCGCATTAATTGAAACTGGTAGTCGAATGGATGATGTTATATATGAGGAATTTAAAGGAACAGGTAATATGGAAGTTCATTTAGAACGTCGTTTAGCAGAAAAAAGAGTCTATCCTGCTATAAATTTAAATAAATCCGGTACTCGTCGTGAAGAATTATTAATTCAGGATGATAAATTACAAAAAATTTGGGTATTACGAAAATTGTTATATAGTATGGATGAAATTGAGGCAATGGAATTTTTTTTGGATAAAATGAAATCAACAAAAAATAACTTTGAATTTTTTAATATGATGAAACAAGGCTAA
- the sucD gene encoding succinate--CoA ligase subunit alpha — MSILITKNTKVITQGITGKTGRFHTNLCLNYGNGKKAFVAGVNPKKNGQKFEEIPIFDTVKNAKNETGATVSVIYVPAIFATSAIWEAIESELELVICITEGIPVRDMLILKNKMKKNNSKTLLLGPNCPGLIVPEEIKIGIMPGNIHKKGRIGVVSRSGTLTYEVVCQLTELGFGQSSAVGIGGDPINGLKYIDILKLFNEDQNTDAVIMIGEIGGLDEIYAANWIKKNMKKPVIGFIAGITAPPGKRMGHAGALITGDFDTAQSKLDIMESCGIFITKNHSEIGYLLKKIL; from the coding sequence ATGTCAATCTTAATTACAAAAAATACAAAAGTTATTACTCAAGGAATTACAGGAAAAACTGGTCGATTTCATACTAATTTGTGTCTTAATTACGGAAATGGTAAAAAAGCATTTGTAGCGGGGGTTAACCCAAAAAAAAATGGCCAAAAATTTGAAGAAATTCCAATTTTTGATACAGTAAAAAATGCTAAAAATGAAACAGGGGCAACGGTTTCTGTTATTTATGTTCCAGCAATTTTTGCTACTTCTGCAATTTGGGAGGCTATAGAATCTGAGTTAGAATTAGTGATTTGTATTACAGAAGGTATTCCTGTTCGTGATATGTTAATTTTAAAAAATAAAATGAAAAAAAATAATAGTAAAACACTATTATTGGGTCCAAATTGCCCAGGTTTAATTGTACCTGAGGAGATAAAAATTGGAATTATGCCCGGAAATATTCATAAAAAAGGTAGAATTGGTGTTGTTTCTCGTTCAGGAACATTAACTTATGAAGTGGTTTGTCAATTAACTGAATTAGGTTTTGGTCAATCTTCAGCAGTTGGAATTGGCGGGGATCCAATTAATGGATTAAAATATATTGATATATTAAAATTATTTAATGAAGATCAAAATACTGATGCAGTTATTATGATTGGAGAAATTGGTGGATTAGATGAAATATATGCAGCAAATTGGATTAAAAAAAATATGAAAAAACCAGTTATTGGATTTATAGCTGGAATTACCGCTCCCCCAGGAAAACGCATGGGTCATGCTGGAGCCTTAATTACAGGTGATTTTGATACCGCTCAATCTAAATTAGATATTATGGAATCCTGTGGAATTTTTATAACAAAAAATCATTCAGAAATAGGATATTTATTGAAAAAAATATTGTAA
- a CDS encoding phospholipase D family protein, which yields MSILKKKIKNLTSSNKIIKKITIILLIFFLTLPIFSNSNFFNHNNNIEVGFSPGNAKKIVLNAIQEAKKSIEIAAYSFTNKDIAKILVKSYKKGINIRIIADKKANSGKYTAVTYLANNNIPIRLNNNYAIMHNKFIIIDHKSVETGSLNYTQNAMNRNAENVIYFRNKPNVSEKFLLEFDRLWSESKNLNPKY from the coding sequence ATGTCTATTTTAAAAAAAAAAATTAAAAATTTAACATCTTCAAATAAAATAATTAAAAAAATAACAATTATTCTTTTAATTTTTTTTTTAACATTACCTATTTTTAGTAATTCTAATTTTTTTAATCATAATAATAATATAGAAGTTGGTTTTTCACCAGGAAATGCAAAAAAAATCGTTTTAAATGCAATTCAAGAAGCAAAAAAATCAATTGAAATTGCGGCATATTCTTTTACAAATAAAGATATCGCAAAAATTCTTGTTAAGTCTTATAAAAAGGGAATTAATATACGAATAATTGCTGATAAAAAAGCTAATAGTGGCAAATATACTGCTGTAACTTATTTGGCGAATAATAATATACCAATAAGATTAAATAATAATTATGCAATCATGCATAATAAATTTATAATTATTGACCATAAATCTGTTGAAACTGGATCTTTAAATTATACACAAAATGCAATGAATCGTAATGCGGAAAATGTAATTTATTTTCGAAATAAACCAAATGTTTCTGAAAAATTTCTACTAGAATTTGATAGATTATGGAGTGAATCTAAAAATTTAAACCCTAAATATTAA
- the rpoH gene encoding RNA polymerase sigma factor RpoH has protein sequence MKYITNNSLIINNSYLACKFFGTLGNIDKYIKTVNNLPILSYNEEISLAYDLQKTNNLNAAQKMILSHLRLVVSISKRYLGYSFLHSDLIQEGNIGLMKAVKRFNPDQGVRLASYAIHWIRAEIHEYILKNSRLVKIATTKSQRKLFFNLRNYKENLNSMNLKKIDLLAKTLDVKRKDIIEMETRLSGKDIEMDYLYNNYDKLPLIFYLSTEITEPIKIIESLQYNRFQLKKLKSALNKLDIRSRRIVEARWLVENNSVATLHELAKEFSVSAERIRQIETVAFKKMKNLLKE, from the coding sequence ATGAAATATATAACTAATAATTCTCTTATTATTAATAATAGTTATTTAGCTTGTAAATTTTTTGGTACTTTAGGTAATATTGATAAATATATTAAAACAGTAAATAATCTACCAATTTTATCTTATAACGAAGAAATATCTTTAGCTTATGATTTACAAAAAACAAATAATTTAAATGCTGCACAAAAAATGATATTATCTCACTTAAGATTAGTGGTTTCAATTTCAAAAAGATATTTAGGTTATAGTTTTTTACATTCTGATTTAATTCAAGAGGGAAATATTGGTTTAATGAAAGCGGTTAAGCGTTTTAACCCTGATCAAGGTGTTCGATTGGCGTCTTATGCTATACATTGGATTAGAGCCGAAATACATGAATATATTTTAAAAAATTCTCGTTTAGTTAAAATAGCAACAACTAAATCACAACGTAAATTATTTTTTAATCTACGTAATTATAAAGAAAATTTAAATTCAATGAATTTAAAAAAAATAGATTTATTAGCTAAAACATTAGACGTCAAACGAAAAGATATAATTGAAATGGAAACAAGATTATCTGGAAAAGATATAGAAATGGATTATTTATATAATAATTATGATAAACTGCCTTTAATTTTTTATTTATCTACAGAAATTACTGAACCTATAAAAATAATAGAATCATTACAATATAATAGATTTCAATTAAAAAAATTAAAAAGTGCATTAAATAAGTTGGATATACGCTCACGTAGAATTGTAGAAGCACGTTGGTTAGTTGAAAATAATTCAGTCGCTACATTACATGAGTTGGCTAAAGAATTTAGTGTATCTGCTGAACGTATTCGTCAAATTGAAACAGTTGCTTTTAAAAAAATGAAAAATTTATTAAAAGAATAG